Below is a window of Nocardia asteroides DNA.
GAACCGGCCCGCACCCAGCGCCGCCGCGGCGACGCCCCACCGCATCCGCAGCCGAACGTGCGCTACCGCGACCGCGCCGACACCGGCCGTACCGAACGGCGCAGGCCGGACAACGTCTAGAGAAGAAGGAAGCCCCGCCGCGAGTACGCGGCGGGGCTTCTTTGTCAGGCGGTGTCAGGCGTCGCGGCGCGAAGCGCGCAGCTCGCGCGGCAGCGAGAACACCAGGGTCTCGTTGGCGGTCGTCACCGGCTGCACCTCGCCGAAACCGTGTTCGGCCAGCAGGTCGAGCACGCCGGTGACCAGGATCTCCGGCACCGAGGCGCCCGAGGTGATGCCCACGGTCCGCACGCCGTCGAGCCAGGCCAGGTCGACCTCGCGGGCGTAGTCGACCAGGTAGGCCGCTCGCGCGCCTGCGCCGAGGGCGACCTCCACCAGGCGCACCGAGTTGGAGGAGTTGCGCGAGCCGACCACGATCACCAGATCGCATTCGGGCGCCATCGCCTTCACCGCGGTCTGCCGGTTGGAGGTGGCGTAGCAGATGTCGTCGCTGGGCGGGTCCTGCAGCGTGGGGAACCGCTCACGCAGGCGCTGCACGGTCTCCATGGTCTCGTCGACCGACAGCGTGGTCTGCGAGAGCCAGATCACCTTCGCGGGATCGCGCACGGTGACCTTGTCCACCGAGTCGGGACCGTCGACCAGCTGCACGTGCTCGGGCGCCTCACCAGCGGTGCCCTCGACCTCCTCGTGGCCTTCGTGGCCGATCAGCAGGATGTCGTAGTCGTCGCGGGCGAAACGCTTGGCTTCCTGGTGCACCTTGGTGACCAGCGGACAGGTGGCGTCGATCGTGCGCAGGTTCCGTTCGGCGGCCGTCTCGTGCACGATCGGCGCGACACCGTGGGCCGAGAACACCACGAGCGCGCCCTCGGGCACCTCGTCGGTCTCGTCGACGAAGATCACGCCGCGCTCACGTAGCGTCTCCACCACGTGCCGGTTGTGCACGATCTCCTTGCGGACGTAGATCGGGGCGCCGTGCTTGTCCAGCGCCTTCTCCACGGTCTCGACGGCGCGGTCGACGCCGGCGCAGTAGCCGCGCGGCTCGGCCAGCAGCACGCGCTTGCCACCGGCAGCCGACGCGCCCGCGGAGCGCGCGATACCGACGTTCAAGGGAATTGCCGAGGTCATAGTCCACAGCTTACGTGCGCCGCGCGGGCGGGATCAGGGCGGATAGAGGGGCGAAAGTCACATCGGGGGCGCCTGGACCTTTGCATCACAGGCCGTTTGCGGCAGGCTGGGACCATGTTTCGTCCTCCGTTCCTGGCCAGGGTCGCCGCCGGTGCCGCGGTCTACGCCTTAGAAGAGACCCGGCGGCTACCCGTCGCCGCCGTCAATTTCCCGATCACCGCGATCAGTCGCGTGCTGCAGACCACGATGCACGTGCAGCAGTTCGTCACCAGTCTCGCGCTCAAGGGCGACCTGGTGTTCGAGCGTCTGGGTTCGGCTCCGCAGGAGCAGCCCGAGTGGGCCACCTTCGACGAGGACATCGCGCCCGAGCCCGCCGTGGCCACCAACGGCCATGCCAGCCGCTTCGATCTGTTCACCGAGGAGACCCCGGTCGAGCAGACCAACGGCAAGGCCGCCCCGGCCTCGCTGCTGCTGCTCGAGTCCGAGGAGCGGGCCGCCGAGCCGGAGCCCGAGCCGGTCGTCACGGCGGAGCCCGAGGAGGTGCAGGCCCCCGAGGTCGCCATCCGCTACGACTACCCCGCGATGACGCTGGCCCAGCTGCGCGCCCGGCTGCGCATGCTGACCGTCGAGGAGCTGGCCCAGCTGCTGGCCTTCGAGCAGCAGACCCGCGCCCGCGCCCCGTTCGTCACCATGCTGACCAACCGCATCGCGACCGTGCAGGCCCAGTAAGGCTGTCCGCAGGCCTCGAAGCGGCCGCGACCCGCCGGTCGCGGCCGCTTTTGTTTGTGTCGGTAGCGCCGCGTATACCTGACGTATGACTGAGGACGGCGCACCCGCGGGCTCGGCTGCCGTGCAGTCCGACGCGCCGGGCAGTTCGGCCGAGCAACCGTGGCCGGTGCGGTCGATCGCGGTGAAGGTCGCGCAGTGGATCGACCGGCTCGGCAGCGTCTGGGTGGAGGGGCAGGTCACCCAGATCAACCTGCGCCCGGGCACCCGCACGGCGTTCCTGGTGCTGCGCGACACCTCGGCGGACATGTCGCTGTCGGTGACCTGCGATCCGGACCTGTTGCGCCGCAGCCCTGTTCCGCTCACCGAGGGCAGCCGGGTGGTGGTCTACGGCAAGCTGCAGTTCTTCACCGGGCGCGGCACGCTGTCGCTGCGGGTCACCGAGATCCGCCCGGTCGGCATCGGCGAACTGCTGGCCCGCATCGAACGGCTCAAGGCGCTGCTGGCCGCGGAAGGCCTGTTCGACGCGCGCCGCAAGCGGCCGCTGCCGTTCCTGCCCGGCACCGTCGGGCTCATCACCGGGCGGGCGAGCGCCGCCGAACGCGACGTGCTCACCGTGGCCCAGAACCGCTGGCCCGCAGTCCGTTTCATCGTCGAGAACACGGCGGTGCAGGGTCCGACGGCGGTGCCGCAGATGCTGGAGGCGCTCGCCGCGCTGGACCGTAACCCGGCTGTCGACGTCATCGTGCTCGCGCGGGGCGGCGGCAGCACCGAGGACCTGCTGCCGTTCTCCGACGAGGCGCTGTGCCGGGCCATCGCCGCCGCCACCACCCCGATCGTCAGCGCGATCGGCCACGAACCCGATTCCCCGCTCAGCGATCTGGTCGCCGATGTCCGCGCCGCCACTCCGACCGACGCCGCCAAGCGCATCGTCCCCGACGCCGCCGCCGAACTCGCCGGCGTGCGCGAGATGCGGGCCCGCTCCGCCGCCGCGCTGCGCGGCTGGGTGCAGCGCGAAGCCCACCTCATCGCCCAGTTGCGCTCGCGCCCGGTGCTGGCCGATCCGCTGCGCGAGCTGCGGCACCGGCACGACGAGGTGGAACGGCTGCGCGCCCAGGCCCGCCGCACGGTCGAGCAGACCCTGCGTACCGAGTCGACCGCGGCCGCGCATCTGCGGGAGAAACTCACCGCGGTGGGCCCGGCCGCGACGCTGGCCCGTGGTTACGCTGTCGTGCAGCGCGTGGCCGGACCGGAACGGCACGTTGTCCGCGCGATCGACGACGCCCCCGCGGGCAGCCAGCTGCGCATCCGCGTCGCCGACGGCGCCGTCAGCGCCGCCGCGCTCGGCACCCAGCGCCTGACACCAGCCACCGACGACAAGGGGAAATGATCGTGCCCGACGCCGGAACCGAGCCCACCGACACCCTCGCCGAGATCGCGGGCTTCGGCTACGAACGCGCCCGCGACGAGCTGGTGAACGTGGTCAAGATGCTGGAACAGGGCGGCCTCGACCTCGACGACTCGCTGGCCCTGTGGGAACGCGGCGAAGCGCTGGCCAGCCGCTGCGAACAGCACCTGGCCGGTGCGCGCAAGCGCGTGGAGGACGCCATCGCGCACGCCGACGAGGCGGGCGAGTAGGTCCGGCCGCTACTTCGCCAGCGGCGCGGCGACCGTGATCGCCTCGGCCAGCGTGGCGAACGCGGCCTCGTTGCCCGCGCCGGTGATCAGGATCCGGACACCGTCCAGGTCGGTGATCCAGCCGGACTCCTCGGTCGGCTCGCTGTAGACGACCCATCGGTGCCCGGCGATGTCCTGCGTGCCGGTGGGATAGCGCGAGCCGAGCACGTGCCGCGACAGCGCCTCCTCCGACGCGGAGGTCTGTGAGTACCGCATGTAGGTGCCCTGCGGAGTGATGTAACCGACGGTGCTCACCGGACCACCGCCGGTGGTGACGATGGTGTCGCGGCTGCCCGAGTTCGACACCCAGTCCTGCGGCAGGTCCGGATTGCGGATCGCGAACGGCAGCGATCGGGCGTCCGACTTCAGCGCGGCGTCGGCATCGAAAAACGGCACCTGACCTTGGGTCGGGCCGTTCGTGGCCACCGTGCACTGGCTCGCGGCGCCCGCCAGCACGATCGCGATCAACACCAACGGGATCAGCGACCAGAACAGGTCGCGATAGTCGTTGAAGATCCGGTGTTTCTGCTGGGCCACGGCTACCAGTATCCACTCGCCGGTGACCAGGCCCGCCACGGGGCTTCGCAGGTCGTGCACGGCCGTGCCGATCCTAATGCGACAATTGCCGCGTACACCGACGCCAAGGAGGCACTCCGCAATGACGGCATCTTCGCCCGCCCCCAGCCGCCGCGAGGCACCCGACCGTAACCTCGCACTCGAGCTGGTCCGCGTCACCGAGGCAGGCGCGATGGCAGCGGGCCGCTGGGTCGGCCGCGGAGACAAGGAAGGTGGCGACGGCGCCGCGGTCGACGCGATGCGCCAGCTGGTCAGCTCCGTGTCCATGCAGGGCGTCGTCGTGATCGGTGAGGGCGAGAAGGACGAAGCGCCCATGCTGTACAACGGCGAGGCGGTCGGTGACGGCACCGGTCCCGAGGTCGACTTCGCGGTCGACCCGATCGACGGCACCACCCTGATGTCGAAGGGCTCCCCCGGCGCCATCTCGGTCCTCGCGGTCGCCGAGCGCGGCGCCATGTTCGACCCGTCGGCCGTGTTCTACATGCACAAGATCGCCGTGGGCCCCGACGCCGCCGGCTCGATCGACATCACCGCCCCCATCGGCGAGAACATCCGCCGCGTCGCCAAGGCCAAGAAGTCCTCGGTCTCCGACCTCACCGTCTGCATCCTGGACCGCCCCCGGCACGCCGAGATCATCCAGCAGACCCGTGACGCGGGCGCCCGCATCCGCCTGATCTCCGACGGTGACGTCGCCGGCGCCATCGCCGCCGCCCGCCCCGAGTCCGGCGTGGACATCCTCGTCGGCATCGGCGGTACCCCCGAGGGCATCATCGCCGCCGCCGCGCTGCGCTGCCTCGGCGGTGAGCTGCAGGGCATGCTCGCCCCCAAGGACGACGAAGAGCGCCAGAAGGCCATCGACGCGGGCCACGACCTGGACCGCGTCCTGTCCACCACCGACCTGGTGGCCGGCGAGAACGTCTTCTTCTGCGCCACCGGCGTCACCGACGGCGACCTCCTGCGCGGCGTCCGCTACTTCGGCGGCGGCGCCTCCACCCAGTCCATCGTCATGCGCTCCAAGTCCGGCACCGTCCGCATGATCGACGCCTACCACCGCCTC
It encodes the following:
- a CDS encoding 4-hydroxy-3-methylbut-2-enyl diphosphate reductase, which gives rise to MTSAIPLNVGIARSAGASAAGGKRVLLAEPRGYCAGVDRAVETVEKALDKHGAPIYVRKEIVHNRHVVETLRERGVIFVDETDEVPEGALVVFSAHGVAPIVHETAAERNLRTIDATCPLVTKVHQEAKRFARDDYDILLIGHEGHEEVEGTAGEAPEHVQLVDGPDSVDKVTVRDPAKVIWLSQTTLSVDETMETVQRLRERFPTLQDPPSDDICYATSNRQTAVKAMAPECDLVIVVGSRNSSNSVRLVEVALGAGARAAYLVDYAREVDLAWLDGVRTVGITSGASVPEILVTGVLDLLAEHGFGEVQPVTTANETLVFSLPRELRASRRDA
- a CDS encoding lipid droplet-associated protein encodes the protein MFRPPFLARVAAGAAVYALEETRRLPVAAVNFPITAISRVLQTTMHVQQFVTSLALKGDLVFERLGSAPQEQPEWATFDEDIAPEPAVATNGHASRFDLFTEETPVEQTNGKAAPASLLLLESEERAAEPEPEPVVTAEPEEVQAPEVAIRYDYPAMTLAQLRARLRMLTVEELAQLLAFEQQTRARAPFVTMLTNRIATVQAQ
- the xseA gene encoding exodeoxyribonuclease VII large subunit → MTEDGAPAGSAAVQSDAPGSSAEQPWPVRSIAVKVAQWIDRLGSVWVEGQVTQINLRPGTRTAFLVLRDTSADMSLSVTCDPDLLRRSPVPLTEGSRVVVYGKLQFFTGRGTLSLRVTEIRPVGIGELLARIERLKALLAAEGLFDARRKRPLPFLPGTVGLITGRASAAERDVLTVAQNRWPAVRFIVENTAVQGPTAVPQMLEALAALDRNPAVDVIVLARGGGSTEDLLPFSDEALCRAIAAATTPIVSAIGHEPDSPLSDLVADVRAATPTDAAKRIVPDAAAELAGVREMRARSAAALRGWVQREAHLIAQLRSRPVLADPLRELRHRHDEVERLRAQARRTVEQTLRTESTAAAHLREKLTAVGPAATLARGYAVVQRVAGPERHVVRAIDDAPAGSQLRIRVADGAVSAAALGTQRLTPATDDKGK
- a CDS encoding exodeoxyribonuclease VII small subunit — its product is MIVPDAGTEPTDTLAEIAGFGYERARDELVNVVKMLEQGGLDLDDSLALWERGEALASRCEQHLAGARKRVEDAIAHADEAGE
- a CDS encoding DUF4245 domain-containing protein; the encoded protein is MHDLRSPVAGLVTGEWILVAVAQQKHRIFNDYRDLFWSLIPLVLIAIVLAGAASQCTVATNGPTQGQVPFFDADAALKSDARSLPFAIRNPDLPQDWVSNSGSRDTIVTTGGGPVSTVGYITPQGTYMRYSQTSASEEALSRHVLGSRYPTGTQDIAGHRWVVYSEPTEESGWITDLDGVRILITGAGNEAAFATLAEAITVAAPLAK
- the glpX gene encoding class II fructose-bisphosphatase translates to MTASSPAPSRREAPDRNLALELVRVTEAGAMAAGRWVGRGDKEGGDGAAVDAMRQLVSSVSMQGVVVIGEGEKDEAPMLYNGEAVGDGTGPEVDFAVDPIDGTTLMSKGSPGAISVLAVAERGAMFDPSAVFYMHKIAVGPDAAGSIDITAPIGENIRRVAKAKKSSVSDLTVCILDRPRHAEIIQQTRDAGARIRLISDGDVAGAIAAARPESGVDILVGIGGTPEGIIAAAALRCLGGELQGMLAPKDDEERQKAIDAGHDLDRVLSTTDLVAGENVFFCATGVTDGDLLRGVRYFGGGASTQSIVMRSKSGTVRMIDAYHRLTKLREYSSVDFDGDDSANPPLP